Proteins co-encoded in one Natronorubrum daqingense genomic window:
- a CDS encoding malate dehydrogenase, translated as MHVLVVGGGGTIGSTVAYTLATQHPSLEVTLADPKAERAEGHAIDLFHSRSHAAHAIGRPEFEASTLGDVSVVDPTSSPEPDPVEAADAIVVTASEPRSSDSLERGGRLSVLERNLEIASDLGEWFASADPTPTVVVANPSDRVTHRLWEASGWPRGSFLGYSLSETARIADEIARRVSAREPSNGDVSPADVYCPILGEHGEHIVPVFSRTTVDGRPVEFAESERVEILDYVRSVPYDVIEMRDNGDSSRWVTGRGISLIVSRLLEGGTDPDADPVCLATPLDGEYGLKGVTLSVPVVLDGDGVAEIVEWDLSTDERERLERAAESIRESLGHR; from the coding sequence ATGCACGTACTCGTCGTCGGCGGCGGGGGAACGATCGGTTCGACCGTCGCGTACACGCTCGCGACGCAACATCCGTCACTCGAGGTGACGCTCGCCGACCCGAAAGCAGAACGCGCGGAAGGGCACGCGATCGATCTGTTCCACTCTCGCTCTCACGCAGCGCACGCGATCGGCCGGCCGGAGTTCGAGGCCTCAACACTCGGCGACGTCTCCGTCGTCGATCCCACCTCGAGTCCCGAGCCCGACCCCGTCGAGGCTGCAGACGCCATCGTCGTCACCGCGAGCGAGCCTCGGAGTTCGGACAGTCTCGAACGCGGCGGCCGACTGTCCGTCCTCGAGCGAAACCTCGAGATCGCGAGCGATCTCGGCGAGTGGTTCGCGTCGGCCGATCCGACGCCGACCGTCGTCGTCGCGAACCCCTCCGATCGGGTGACCCACCGCCTCTGGGAAGCGAGTGGCTGGCCGCGGGGTTCGTTCCTCGGCTACTCGCTGTCAGAAACGGCTCGAATCGCGGACGAGATCGCTCGACGGGTTTCGGCGCGTGAACCCTCGAACGGGGACGTGTCGCCAGCCGACGTCTACTGTCCGATCCTGGGTGAACATGGGGAACACATTGTGCCGGTGTTTTCGAGGACGACCGTCGACGGCCGTCCGGTCGAGTTCGCGGAATCGGAACGCGTAGAGATCCTCGATTACGTTCGGTCGGTTCCCTACGACGTCATCGAGATGCGGGACAACGGAGACTCCTCGCGGTGGGTCACCGGCCGCGGCATCTCGCTGATCGTCTCGAGGCTGCTCGAGGGTGGGACCGACCCCGACGCGGACCCCGTCTGTCTGGCGACGCCACTCGACGGCGAGTACGGACTCAAGGGCGTCACTCTGAGCGTGCCGGTCGTCCTCGACGGCGACGGCGTCGCCGAAATCGTCGAGTGGGACCTCTCGACCGACGAGCGCGAGCGACTCGAGCGCGCGGCCGAGTCGATTCGCGAGTCACTCGGACACCGCTGA
- a CDS encoding cold-shock protein encodes MANGKVDFFNDTGGYGFISTDDGDLDDDEDVFFHMEDVGGEDLTEGTEVEFDIESSPKGPRATNVVRQ; translated from the coding sequence ATGGCAAACGGTAAGGTTGATTTCTTCAACGACACTGGCGGCTACGGTTTCATTTCGACAGATGACGGCGACCTCGACGACGACGAAGACGTTTTCTTCCACATGGAGGATGTCGGCGGCGAAGACCTCACGGAAGGGACTGAGGTCGAGTTCGACATCGAGTCCTCGCCCAAGGGGCCTCGCGCGACGAACGTCGTTCGGCAGTAA
- a CDS encoding ABC transporter permease translates to MDIGLVAGVAAIGFIHGVLPDHGWPIAATYALNRSRTWLYGTVAGLILGIGHLISSVVLVLAYFWFSRFAAFAEGPLMRYLAGTVLILLGIHEYRNGGHGTGHDHTDEAGHRDHKHTHTDDETHCEHDHDHGHGHSSESSQQGVLTRIRERLFGGGHRHLSEADAERGLMGLGTTALVLGFAHEEPIQILAICAGTDYCLELMLLYSLVVIVAILVPTLILIAGYERHRETVERYTPYLPVLTATVLVGMGLAFIAGIF, encoded by the coding sequence ATGGATATCGGTCTCGTCGCAGGCGTCGCCGCAATCGGCTTTATTCACGGGGTACTCCCAGATCACGGGTGGCCGATCGCGGCGACCTACGCGTTGAATCGCTCTCGGACGTGGCTCTACGGGACGGTTGCAGGTCTCATTCTCGGGATTGGACATCTGATTAGCAGCGTCGTCCTGGTACTGGCATATTTCTGGTTCAGTCGCTTTGCTGCGTTCGCCGAAGGCCCACTGATGCGGTATCTCGCCGGAACCGTGCTTATTCTACTTGGAATTCACGAATACCGGAACGGCGGGCACGGCACGGGACACGACCACACCGACGAAGCGGGCCACCGTGATCACAAACACACGCATACTGACGACGAGACACACTGTGAGCACGACCACGACCACGGCCACGGCCACTCGAGTGAGTCCTCCCAGCAGGGGGTGCTGACTCGGATTCGAGAGCGACTTTTCGGCGGCGGGCATCGCCACCTGAGCGAAGCAGACGCCGAGCGGGGGCTGATGGGTCTCGGGACGACTGCCCTCGTTTTGGGATTCGCCCACGAGGAACCGATTCAGATTCTGGCGATCTGTGCCGGAACGGACTACTGTCTGGAACTGATGTTGCTCTACTCGCTCGTCGTCATCGTCGCAATCCTCGTTCCGACGCTGATCTTGATCGCGGGCTACGAGCGCCACCGGGAAACGGTCGAGCGGTACACGCCGTACCTGCCGGTGCTGACGGCGACGGTGCTAGTGGGAATGGGGCTGGCGTTCATCGCTGGGATCTTCTAA
- a CDS encoding DUF790 family protein produces the protein MLTKDLLRVSRAGGGYRPRFAGREHRPLAARVLGTYQGHVGEPRASLENALEALERETDDFKLVRGLAALLEREATVETEAAIDPERARRRAFEAAEALGVVTEDERAMALIRASESLECSADDLERALYADLEERQVLTGVDPRWEPDDLIAQYNLSLAQTALFDATEIRVRSSDPKVLVSAIKRLRLMYEIERLTPDSTATDDDDVGIAEREIVVTGPTRLFRATRRYGTRFARLLRTVAKAEEWSLEATIDDRGTERTLSLSDEDPVRVPDAEPVTDVSFDSGVEADFAGRFSTLDLEWDLQREPEPLATGTRVMIPDFAFDYAHRDFRVYVEIMGFWTPEYVEKKLAQLEGLEDVELVVAVDESLGVGEEIEARDFRAIPYTGTVRMKDVAAVLREYERQLVAESAADLPAELRLDADVRSLEDLAAAHGVSEDALADVAFPEHERVGRTLVRPSVLESLAEDVEVGMDLADAEDVLEEVGISDSSAILAELGYRVEWEGLAGGTLERRE, from the coding sequence ATGCTGACGAAGGACCTGCTTCGCGTCTCTCGGGCCGGCGGCGGCTATCGGCCCCGATTTGCCGGCCGGGAGCACCGGCCACTTGCCGCGCGCGTCCTCGGGACGTACCAAGGTCACGTCGGCGAACCGCGCGCATCGCTCGAGAACGCCCTCGAGGCGCTCGAGCGCGAGACGGACGACTTCAAACTCGTCCGCGGGTTGGCCGCCTTGCTCGAGCGCGAGGCGACCGTCGAGACCGAGGCGGCGATCGATCCCGAACGTGCCCGTCGGAGGGCCTTCGAGGCCGCCGAAGCGCTCGGGGTCGTCACCGAAGACGAACGGGCGATGGCGCTCATTCGTGCGAGCGAATCGCTCGAGTGCTCCGCGGATGACCTCGAACGAGCGCTGTACGCCGACCTCGAGGAGCGACAGGTTCTCACGGGCGTCGACCCCCGATGGGAACCCGACGACCTCATCGCGCAGTACAACCTCTCGCTCGCTCAGACGGCGCTGTTCGACGCGACCGAGATTCGGGTTCGCTCGAGCGATCCGAAGGTGCTGGTCTCGGCGATCAAGCGCCTGCGATTGATGTACGAAATCGAGCGGCTGACTCCAGATTCCACGGCGACGGACGACGACGATGTCGGAATCGCCGAACGCGAAATCGTCGTCACTGGCCCGACCCGCCTCTTTCGGGCGACGCGTCGGTACGGAACGCGCTTCGCACGGCTCCTGCGAACCGTCGCGAAGGCCGAGGAGTGGTCGCTCGAGGCCACGATCGACGACCGCGGAACCGAACGGACCCTCTCCCTGTCCGACGAGGATCCGGTTCGCGTTCCCGACGCGGAGCCCGTGACGGACGTCTCGTTCGACAGCGGCGTGGAAGCCGACTTCGCCGGCCGGTTTTCGACGCTCGACCTTGAGTGGGACCTCCAGCGCGAGCCAGAACCCCTCGCGACGGGAACGCGGGTGATGATTCCCGATTTCGCGTTCGACTACGCACACCGCGACTTTCGCGTTTACGTCGAAATTATGGGCTTTTGGACGCCCGAGTACGTCGAGAAGAAACTCGCCCAACTCGAGGGACTCGAGGACGTCGAACTCGTCGTCGCCGTCGACGAGTCACTCGGCGTCGGCGAGGAAATCGAGGCGCGGGATTTCCGGGCGATTCCCTACACGGGCACCGTTCGGATGAAAGACGTCGCGGCCGTGCTTCGGGAGTACGAACGCCAACTCGTCGCCGAGAGCGCCGCCGACTTGCCCGCAGAGTTGCGACTCGACGCGGACGTCCGCTCGCTCGAGGACCTCGCCGCAGCTCACGGCGTGAGCGAGGACGCACTGGCGGACGTCGCCTTTCCGGAACACGAGCGAGTCGGGAGAACGCTCGTTCGCCCGTCAGTGCTCGAGTCGCTGGCCGAAGACGTCGAGGTCGGGATGGATCTCGCGGACGCAGAGGATGTGCTCGAGGAGGTGGGCATCTCCGACTCGAGTGCGATCCTCGCGGAACTCGGCTACCGCGTCGAGTGGGAGGGCTTGGCCGGCGGCACGCTCGAGCGGCGCGAGTGA
- a CDS encoding response regulator: MSHSPSTESIHILLVEDNPGDVRLIEEAFKETVTETRFHTVTDGYPALERLRDHQQDPSLPTIDLVLLDLNLPRLGGFDVLERLEDDPDLSAPPVLVLTSSETIDDISKSYDLSANAYLTKPSSPDEFAELGHAIEAFWFEQAELPPLST; the protein is encoded by the coding sequence GTGAGCCACTCGCCTTCCACCGAGTCGATACACATCTTGCTCGTCGAAGACAATCCGGGCGACGTACGGTTAATCGAAGAGGCCTTCAAGGAGACTGTCACCGAGACGAGATTCCACACCGTCACCGACGGGTATCCGGCACTCGAGCGCCTGCGCGACCACCAACAGGATCCGTCACTTCCGACGATCGACCTCGTCCTCCTCGATCTCAACCTGCCCCGGTTGGGCGGATTCGACGTCCTCGAGCGACTCGAGGACGATCCGGACCTCTCCGCTCCGCCCGTCCTCGTCCTGACGAGTTCGGAGACCATCGACGATATTTCCAAAAGTTACGATCTCAGTGCGAACGCGTATCTGACGAAACCGAGCAGTCCGGACGAGTTCGCCGAGTTGGGTCACGCGATCGAAGCCTTCTGGTTCGAACAGGCTGAGTTGCCGCCGCTCTCAACGTAA
- a CDS encoding sensory rhodopsin transducer, which produces MTGKHTWAIPEGYIPKESTGPEPEMTSHESVCVLNATDEDATVEITVYFTNRGPIGPYEKTVPAERTRHFRLNEFEDPEEIPRGEDFASVLESDVPVVCQHTRLDSRQAENALLTTIAHPGE; this is translated from the coding sequence ATGACCGGCAAACACACGTGGGCGATCCCGGAGGGGTACATTCCCAAGGAGAGCACCGGCCCGGAACCCGAGATGACCAGCCACGAGAGCGTCTGCGTGCTCAACGCGACCGACGAGGACGCGACCGTCGAGATCACGGTGTACTTCACCAATCGCGGTCCCATTGGACCCTACGAGAAGACGGTCCCCGCGGAGCGAACCAGACACTTCCGGCTCAACGAGTTCGAAGACCCCGAGGAGATCCCCCGGGGCGAGGACTTCGCGAGCGTCCTCGAGTCAGACGTACCGGTCGTCTGCCAGCACACCCGCCTCGACTCGAGACAGGCCGAGAACGCCCTGCTCACGACGATCGCTCATCCGGGTGAGTAA
- a CDS encoding CopG family ribbon-helix-helix protein — protein sequence MRTSFNIPDDLLAEFDRTWQSEGFDSRSRAVREAMQEYIEAHTELETVSGDVTAALAFDYQHERVIRDLHDVQHDFQDIIKTTSHTHEGTWCLETIFCRGEASRVRELVYRLRDFDAVGQVNVLLLRS from the coding sequence ATGCGTACCAGTTTCAATATCCCTGACGATTTACTCGCAGAGTTCGATCGGACGTGGCAATCCGAGGGATTCGACTCTCGCTCCCGAGCGGTTCGGGAAGCGATGCAGGAGTACATCGAGGCCCACACCGAACTCGAGACGGTCTCGGGTGACGTGACCGCTGCGCTCGCGTTCGATTACCAACACGAGCGCGTCATCCGCGACCTTCACGACGTGCAACACGATTTTCAGGACATCATCAAGACGACGAGTCACACGCACGAGGGAACCTGGTGTCTGGAAACGATTTTCTGTCGCGGCGAGGCGTCTCGAGTGCGCGAACTCGTGTATCGTCTCCGCGATTTCGACGCTGTAGGGCAGGTGAACGTCCTGTTACTTCGGTCGTGA
- a CDS encoding ring-cleaving dioxygenase has translation MPDDIPGIHHVTAVASDPRANYEFYTETLGLRLVKRSVNQDDVSVYHLFYADHEGTPGTSMTFFPYTDARPGQVGSGQATAVSFLVPAGSINYWRDRLEDVGVDLEEPRERFGDTVLAFTDPDGLPLELVAREDAPPANLPESPVPHAHAIRGFFGVTLSLTSGDATGDLLKAMGYRQTDREGRRNRYEADGDLGYVVDVLEDPQAPRGIPGAGTVHHVAFRVSRDDHPDWRQLLMDRGLRPTEVIDRKWFESVYAREHGGVLFEYATAEPGYTVDEELDELGERLVLTEWLEDRREEIEAGLPELSP, from the coding sequence ATGCCCGACGATATTCCCGGTATCCACCACGTCACCGCGGTTGCGAGCGACCCGCGAGCAAACTACGAGTTCTACACGGAGACGCTCGGCTTGCGACTCGTCAAGCGAAGCGTCAACCAGGACGACGTCTCGGTCTATCACCTGTTCTACGCGGATCACGAGGGAACGCCGGGGACGAGTATGACTTTCTTTCCCTACACCGACGCCCGACCCGGACAAGTCGGTTCGGGGCAAGCCACCGCCGTCTCGTTTCTCGTCCCCGCAGGCTCGATTAACTACTGGCGCGACCGCCTCGAAGACGTCGGCGTCGACCTCGAGGAGCCCCGCGAGCGGTTCGGCGACACTGTTCTGGCGTTTACCGATCCCGACGGGCTCCCGCTGGAACTGGTCGCCCGCGAGGACGCCCCGCCGGCGAACCTTCCCGAGAGCCCGGTTCCCCACGCGCACGCGATTCGCGGCTTCTTCGGTGTCACGCTCTCGCTAACGAGCGGCGACGCCACCGGCGACCTGCTGAAAGCGATGGGGTACCGCCAGACAGACCGCGAGGGGCGCCGAAACCGGTACGAGGCCGACGGCGACCTGGGATACGTCGTCGACGTGCTCGAGGACCCGCAGGCGCCACGCGGAATCCCCGGCGCGGGAACCGTCCACCACGTCGCCTTCCGAGTTTCGAGGGACGACCACCCCGACTGGCGCCAGCTCCTGATGGACCGGGGGCTCCGCCCGACCGAGGTCATCGACCGCAAGTGGTTCGAGTCGGTTTACGCCCGCGAACACGGCGGCGTGCTCTTCGAGTACGCGACCGCCGAACCGGGCTACACGGTCGACGAAGAACTCGACGAGTTAGGCGAACGGCTCGTCCTCACCGAGTGGCTCGAGGACAGACGCGAGGAGATCGAAGCCGGATTGCCGGAGCTCTCCCCCTGA
- a CDS encoding MATE family efflux transporter: MAEQVLRTLMRTTDLLVAGMFSPAAVAAVGLADIYGRLPLWFGLGVGDGAIALSSQDTGSGQTANRDEAVTQALLLGILAGIPFALFGLVGSYWAIDVLGAESETVRLGGQYLAIIFLTAPAFHVTMIAARAIQGTGDTRTPMYINAVANALNIGLTVGLAFGLGPFPELSIVGIAVATAIGDVLAALTFLAVIYSSWSDLGFVRPSQPVIMKQLLVISSPRIAEGITELIAEFPFNAILLGFGTGDEVNAAYHVGRRVYQQISSPLARGYGVAANVLSGQALGRGESEKAYFNGLATAALAVLTVGGLGVVIFVFAETVVQLFSNDPETIGYAVGFAQAYAISTFLIACYVVLAGSLRGGSETRPPFVAKVTGAVFFLLGITYVFGVQLEYGVTAAYVAIVADFVWRNLVVGAVYLRGHWLERGLSMMHERGSLSNDD; encoded by the coding sequence ATGGCAGAGCAGGTCCTCCGGACGCTGATGCGGACCACCGACCTCCTCGTCGCGGGGATGTTCTCTCCCGCCGCGGTCGCAGCCGTCGGCCTCGCGGATATCTACGGCCGCCTCCCCCTCTGGTTCGGTCTCGGTGTCGGCGACGGCGCGATCGCCCTCTCGAGTCAGGATACGGGAAGCGGACAGACGGCCAATCGAGACGAAGCCGTCACGCAGGCGCTCTTGCTCGGTATTCTCGCGGGGATTCCCTTCGCCCTGTTTGGACTCGTCGGGAGCTACTGGGCGATCGACGTCCTCGGCGCGGAGTCCGAGACCGTCCGGCTGGGCGGGCAGTATCTGGCGATCATCTTCCTGACGGCACCCGCGTTTCACGTGACGATGATCGCCGCGCGAGCGATTCAGGGGACCGGCGACACGCGAACGCCGATGTACATCAACGCCGTGGCGAACGCGCTCAACATCGGCCTCACCGTGGGACTGGCGTTCGGCCTCGGGCCGTTTCCGGAGCTATCGATCGTCGGCATCGCCGTCGCGACGGCCATCGGTGACGTGCTCGCCGCACTGACGTTTCTCGCCGTCATTTACAGCTCCTGGAGCGATTTGGGATTCGTCCGGCCGTCCCAGCCCGTCATCATGAAACAATTGCTCGTGATCAGTTCGCCGCGCATCGCCGAGGGGATCACCGAACTGATCGCCGAGTTCCCGTTCAACGCGATCTTGCTCGGGTTCGGTACCGGCGACGAGGTGAACGCGGCCTATCACGTCGGCAGACGGGTCTACCAGCAGATCTCCTCGCCACTCGCGCGGGGATACGGCGTCGCCGCGAACGTTCTCTCCGGACAGGCCTTGGGCCGCGGCGAGTCCGAGAAGGCGTACTTCAACGGCCTCGCGACCGCCGCGCTCGCGGTTCTGACCGTCGGTGGGCTCGGTGTCGTGATCTTCGTCTTCGCCGAGACCGTCGTCCAACTGTTCTCGAACGATCCGGAAACGATCGGCTACGCCGTCGGCTTCGCGCAGGCCTACGCCATCTCGACGTTTCTCATCGCCTGCTACGTCGTCCTCGCCGGTTCGCTTCGGGGCGGCAGCGAGACTCGGCCACCGTTCGTCGCGAAGGTCACCGGTGCCGTCTTCTTCTTGCTCGGCATCACCTACGTCTTCGGCGTCCAACTCGAGTACGGCGTCACCGCCGCCTACGTCGCTATCGTCGCCGACTTCGTCTGGCGAAACCTCGTGGTCGGTGCCGTCTACCTCCGAGGACACTGGCTCGAGCGGGGCCTCTCGATGATGCACGAACGCGGAAGCCTCTCTAACGACGATTAA
- a CDS encoding D-arabinono-1,4-lactone oxidase gives MGQESADESSAETWSNWSGSVSFEPDEILEPADEEELREIVSACAEAGRTVRVAGAGHSWTPVVETEDVVVSLANMTGVVDHDEDAKTATLYAGTTLEEAGTKLHDRDLAFPNLGDVSMQTVAGAFGTGTHGTGPTFENLSGSLVGGRMVTGTGDVREFDAENDPDLLRAAQLSLGTLGIFTEVELDLQTTYKIQRREYCTNWRECRGHIPTLIEENRNFDFYWYPRSDEVKLRLLNAPGGGTDHNDLAYATLVEDQTGWWQETIPEHDDIGREFDEMEYALPFEDGLECFERVRERVREHWRADVGWRLLVRTVAADDAFLSTEYDRQTMTISCIQNAELEHWPYFEDIEPIFREYEGRPHWGKKHTLRAPELQELYPEWDRFQEIRRELDPDGVFLSEYLEDLLEAESDDPASERQLATERTEPGRSRDESGGDEP, from the coding sequence GTGGGGCAGGAATCGGCCGACGAATCGTCCGCGGAGACGTGGTCGAACTGGTCGGGAAGCGTCTCTTTCGAACCCGACGAGATACTCGAGCCGGCGGACGAGGAGGAGTTGCGGGAGATCGTCAGCGCGTGCGCCGAGGCGGGCCGGACGGTCCGCGTCGCGGGTGCCGGCCACTCTTGGACCCCCGTAGTCGAAACCGAGGACGTGGTCGTCTCACTCGCGAACATGACCGGCGTCGTCGACCACGACGAGGACGCCAAGACGGCGACGCTGTACGCCGGTACGACGCTCGAGGAGGCCGGGACGAAGCTCCACGATCGGGACCTCGCGTTTCCGAACCTCGGCGACGTCTCGATGCAGACCGTCGCGGGCGCGTTCGGAACGGGGACGCACGGAACGGGGCCGACGTTCGAGAACCTCTCGGGCTCACTCGTCGGCGGACGGATGGTCACCGGAACCGGCGACGTGCGCGAGTTCGACGCCGAGAACGACCCGGACCTCCTGCGCGCAGCACAGCTATCGCTCGGCACGCTCGGCATCTTCACCGAGGTTGAACTCGATCTGCAGACGACCTACAAGATCCAGCGCCGCGAGTACTGCACGAACTGGCGGGAGTGTCGGGGCCACATCCCGACCCTGATCGAGGAGAACCGCAACTTCGACTTCTACTGGTACCCCCGCTCGGACGAGGTCAAACTGCGACTGTTGAACGCCCCGGGCGGCGGCACGGACCACAACGACCTCGCGTACGCGACGCTCGTCGAAGACCAGACGGGCTGGTGGCAAGAGACCATCCCCGAGCACGACGACATCGGCCGCGAATTCGACGAGATGGAGTACGCGCTGCCGTTCGAGGACGGCCTCGAGTGCTTCGAACGCGTGCGCGAGCGCGTTCGCGAACACTGGCGCGCCGACGTCGGCTGGCGACTCCTCGTGCGGACCGTCGCGGCCGACGACGCCTTCCTCTCGACGGAGTACGACCGACAGACGATGACCATCTCGTGCATCCAGAACGCCGAACTCGAGCACTGGCCGTACTTCGAGGACATCGAGCCGATCTTTCGCGAGTACGAGGGCCGCCCCCACTGGGGGAAGAAACACACTCTTCGCGCGCCGGAGCTTCAGGAACTGTACCCCGAGTGGGATCGCTTTCAGGAGATCCGACGCGAACTCGATCCCGACGGCGTCTTCCTCTCTGAGTATCTCGAGGACCTGCTCGAGGCCGAGTCGGACGACCCGGCCTCGGAGCGCCAACTGGCCACGGAACGGACCGAACCTGGGAGGAGCCGAGACGAGTCCGGAGGTGACGAACCGTGA